A region from the Fusarium musae strain F31 chromosome 1, whole genome shotgun sequence genome encodes:
- a CDS encoding hypothetical protein (EggNog:ENOG41) — MPKQQVYHLHPLGWENDPEEERFKVTTLDYLTVCSYNNYALFFKLEDPEKERAAEILKAGLERTLAQARHYCGTIEKDPGGGHSFTKKRDSTVRFFVQWLDAPEDTDKYPSFEDLEKTNFSAVTLGDLEQWSVPPMTYGEKPEAHPDNSPVVSAFKANFIRGGLVFNIHHHHYTNDVMGWAGFVHQLAENCYADVNGTKHPTWDPLNLDVSRLIKQEPPEDQKIDGPAPPERHPAHQVGVSLLFHLPKSKAAELKAKATPTDGTWISTYDAFSAFIWRNLTRIRAPVFNPDPNSTLYWCEAIDMRRRMHSPKVPPRIQHNVMFAVTSPTAPVAQPTVAQIMSEWSLSELASYIRRLTNSVTQENLDKTLEMVATIRDKTSLNTRVDAQPPLSILQTDHRDANITSADFGFAKPATYRHLLDRITEGVIIVYPPRDPSPESDEGCEFAIFYEKRLAQDLINDREWSEYFEYRGVDAEDASEAKKANGTNRVNGANGATSSS, encoded by the coding sequence ATGCCCAAGCAACAAGTCTACCATCTTCACCCACTAGGTTGGGAAAACGACCCCGAAGAGGAACGCTTCAAGGTCACCACGCTTGACTACCTCACTGTCTGCAGCTACAACAACTAtgctcttttcttcaagCTAGAGGACCCGGAGAAAGAAAGAGCCGCtgagatcctcaaggctGGGCTGGAGAGGACGCTGGCGCAGGCGAGACACTACTGTGGGACCATTGAGAAGGATCCTGGCGGTGGTCACTCGTTTACCAAGAAGAGGGATAGTACTGTGCGGTTCTTTGTGCAGTGGCTTGATGCACCTGAGGATACGGACAAGTATCCTTCgtttgaggatcttgagaagacTAATTTTAGTGCGGTGACGTTGGGGGATCTTGAGCAATGGAGTGTACCGCCCATGACATATGGTGAGAAGCCGGAAGCACATCCTGACAACAGTCCTGTCGTGTCAGCCTTCAAAGCCAACTTCATACGCGGTGGATTAGTGTTCAacattcatcatcaccactacACCAACGATGTAATGGGCTGGGCGGGTTTTGTCCATCAGCTAGCTGAGAACTGCTACGCTGATGTGAACGGCACCAAACATCCAACCTGGGATCCTCTCAACCTCGATGTCTCACGCCTCATCAAGCAAGAACCCCCAGAGGACCAAAAGATCGACGGTCCAGCTCCCCCAGAACGTCATCCCGCTCACCAAGTCGGCGTGTCTCTACTCTTCCACCTCCCCAAGAGCAAAGCCGCCGAACTCAAAGCTAAAGCCACTCCCACCGACGGAACCTGGATCTCGACATACGAtgccttctcagcctttaTCTGGCGTAACCTCACACGTATCCGAGCGCCCGTCTTCAACCCCGATCCGAACTCGACTTTATACTGGTGTGAAGCTATCGATATGAGACGTCGGATGCACAGTCCAAAGGTGCCGCCGCGCATTCAGCACAATGTCATGTTCGCTGTGACATCTCCTACTGCACCTGTTGCGCAGCCTACTGTCGCGCAGATAATGTCGGAGTGGTCGTTGTCAGAGTTGGCGTCGTATATCCGCCGCTTGACCAATAGCGTTACGCAAGAGAACCTTGACAAGACGCTTGAGATGGTGGCTACCATTCGCGACAAGACATCTTTGAACACACGAGTCGATGCTCAGCCTCCTCTGTCGATTCTTCAGACGGACCATCGCGATGCAAACATCACTTCAGCTGACTTTGGCTTCGCCAAGCCAGCTACATACCGTCACCTGCTCGATCGGATTACAGAGGGTGTTATCATTGTTTACCCACCTCGCGACCCGTCACCCGAGTCAGATGAGGGATGTGAGTTTGCTATCTTCTATGAGAAGAGGCTTGCTCAAGATTTGATCAACGATCGTGAATGGAGCGAGTACTTTGAGTATAGAGGcgttgatgctgaggatgCTTCTGAAGCCAAAAAGGCAAATGGCACAAACAGAGTAAACGGCGCAAATGGTGCCACTAGCTCTTCTTAG
- a CDS encoding hypothetical protein (EggNog:ENOG41) translates to MAVSSEAAAIIQHGSVITKGDIEYSWSSTKDWVAFFENEFKTMQTIHIVGPAEMEQIAPDEIKAIWAVTYHAGTKGHEGGVHGTGGGHYHETWKKVGDDWFMKSLRMERLYWKVLSV, encoded by the exons ATGGCGGTCTCTTCCGAAGCCGCAGCGATTATCCAGC ATGGGAGTGTAATAACAAAGGGAGACATCGAGTACTCGTGGTCATCCACAAAAGATTGGGTCGCGTTCTTTGAGAATGAGTTCAAGACCATGCAGACGATTCACATTGTCGGACCAGCTGAGATGGAGCAGATTGCGCctgatgagatcaaggctaTTTGGGCTGTTACGTATCATGCTGGGACGAAGGGACATGAAGGTGGTGTTCATGGAACGGGCGGGGGACATTACCACGAGACTTGGAAGAAGGTTGGCGATGACTGGTTCATGAAGAGTTTGAGGATGGAGAGGCTTTACTGGAAGGTATTGAGCGTTTGA
- a CDS encoding hypothetical protein (CAZy:GT1) — MSPAPDDNQSNRQTRYFELPANGEHSAPLPDELPPYEALAELEATTTSREDGRIDIDLSSRIARRLSKLVPSGKPPVSYGQDQPPAYTETSEKSIRLNIVIQVVGSRGDVQPFVALGTELQRHGHRVRLASHGQFDKFVRDSGLEFFSIGGDPAELMAYMVKNPGLFPSMKTLRGGEIQRKRKMVDEMLHKCWSSCIEPDELTGRPFVADAIIANPPSFAHIHCAQALGIPLHLMFTMPWTSTREFCHPLANLRANGSDMSATAANYVSYSLVEWMTWQGEGPCLTETLGVPVTYCWSPALVPKPADWPENIDVCGFFFRDTPKYQPEPALQQFLASGTPPIYIGFGSIVIDDPEKLTATILDAVRATGTRAIVSRGWSKLGGDSAGGDQVFFLGDCPHEWLFQHVTAVIHHGGAGTTACGLLNAKPTTIVPFFGDFAACADMVDSQPFWGNMVHAGGAGPAPIPFKALNSSNLAEAILFCLTPEASTAARQIADKMSSEAGVRRAVASFHANLPLNKMRCDLLPNRSAAWLYDRKGKKIKLSKVAAEILVESEKVSWNNLKAYQSQPVHIENRRWDPLTATLATLATTGVGMVTSASDIVVKPIQALRPVTPSGSRSASQDRSGEQSKRPSEDDVFGRPAGLDLPPAPTATKDKDPQHGALAAVKGSASGVGGFFKHYSKGMLLDLPYAVTEGMRNAPKLYGGKAYDPGAVTDWKSGGIAAGKNFAHGMVEGIGGIVLEPMRGAKKEGAAGAAKGVGIGLLNLGTKVGSGAIGLFALPSQGAYMSARALVKRKTGRSVMEARKVEGRDVVERSDDAEREKDRTVVLEGFEALMRETKK; from the exons ATGTCCCCGGCACCAGATGACAACCAGTCCAACCGACAGACGAGATATTTCGAGCTCCCAGCAAATGGCGAGCACAGCGCCCCACTACCAGACGAACTTCCGCCCTACGAAGCGCTGGCAGAATTAGAAGCCACGACAACCAGCCGTGAAGATGGACGAATTGACATCGATCTTAGTTCAAGAATAGCTCGGCGCCTGTCGAAACTAGTTCCCTCAGGAAAACCTCCTGTTTCCTATGGACAGGATCAACCGCCTGCATACACCGAGACAAGCGAAAAGAGCATCCgtctcaacatcgtcattCAAGTTGTTGGCAGTCGAGGCGATGTGCAGCCATTCGTCGCGCTGGGTACAGAATTACAGCGCCATGGCCACCGAGTGCGACTCGCGTCACACGGTCAATTCGATAAATTTGTGAGAGATTCTGGTCTTGAGTTCTTTTCCATCGGCGGTGATCCCGCTGA GCTGATGGCCTACATGGTCAAAAACCCTGGTCTCTTCCCTAGCATGAAGACGCTACGTGGAGGCGAAATCCAGCGAAAACGCAAAATGGTGGATGAAATGTTGCATAAGTGCTGGAGCTCTTGTATTGAGCCTGATGAACTTACAGGACGACCCTTCGTCGCAGATGCAATCATCGCGAATCCTCCTAGCTTTGCGCATATTCATTGTGCGCAAGCACTTGGTATCCCATTACATCTGATGTTTACGATGCCGTGGACGAGCACGAGAGAATTTTGTCATCCGCTTGCGAATCTCAGGGCCAATGGGAGTGATATGTCGGCGACAGCTGCGAATTATGTGTCGTATTCATTGGTTGAGTGGATGACTTGGCAAGG TGAAGGACCTTGTTTGACGGAGACTTTGGGCGTTCCAGTCACATACTGCTGGTCTCCTGCTTTGGTCCCCAAGCCAGCCGACTGGCCTGAGAATATCG ATGTCTGCGGTTTCTTCTTCCGCGACACCCCAAAATATCAACCCGAACCAGCTTTGCAGCAGTTCTTGGCCAGTGGTACGCCACCGATATATATCGGCTTTGGCAGTATTGTAATCGACGACCCCGAAAAGTTGACAGCGACAATTCTAGATGCTGTTCGTGCTACAGGGACGCGAGCGATTGTTTCTCGAGGATGGAGTAAACTTGGAGGTGATTCAGCTGGTGGCGATCAAGTCTTCTTTCTGGGAGACTGTCCGCACGAGTGGCTATTCCAGCATGTTACTGCAGTGATTCATCACGGAGGAGCCGGCACCACGGCTTGCGGACTTCTTAACGCGAAGCCAACTACCATTGTTCCCTTCTTCGGAGA CTTCGCTGCTTGTGCTGACATGGTGGATAGTCAACCGTTTTGGGGAAATATGGTCCACGCTGGTGGTGCAGGTCCAGCTCCCATTCCCTTCAAAGCTTTGAATAGCAGCAACCTCGCTGAAGCTATTCTGTTCTGCTTAACACCTGAAGCTTCAACAGCTGCACGACAAATCGCCGATAAGATGTCATCCGAAGCTGGTGTAAGGCGAGCCGTGGCATCCTTCCATGCGAACCTACCTCTCAACAAAATGCGATGTGACCTCTTACCCAATCGTTCTGCAGCATGGCTTTACGACaggaagggcaagaagataAAACTGTCCAAGGTAGCTGCTGAGATATTAGTCGAGAGTGAGAAGGTGTCGTGGAATAACCTCAAGGC TTACCAATCGCAACCAGTTCATATCGAGAACCGACGCTGGGATCCGTTGACTGCGACACTTGCGACGCTCGCCACGACGGGAGTTGGCATGGTAACATCAGCCTCTGACATCGTTGTCAAGCCCATCCAAGCTCTACGACCAGTGACCCCAAGCGGCAGTAGATCAGCAAGTCAAGATCGATCAGGTGAACAATCAAAACGCCCCTCGGAGGATGATGTCTTCGGCAGACCAGCAGGCCTGGACCTCCCCccagcaccaacagcaaccaAAGATAAAGATCCCCAACACGGTGCCCTCGCAGCCGTCAAGGGCTCAGCTTCAGGCGTAGGCGGTTTCTTCAAGCACTACTCCAAAGGCATGCTTCTCGACCTCCCCTACGCCGTAACAGAAGGAATGCGCAACGCGCCCAAACTCTACGGCGGCAAAGCCTACGACCCCGGCGCCGTGACAGACTGGAAGTCAGGCGGTATAGCAGCTGGAAAGAACTTTGCACATGGAATGGTCGAGGGAATAGGCGGTATAGTGTTAGAGCCTATGCGGGGGGCGAAGAAAGAGGGCGCTGCGGGTGCGGCGAAGGGTGTTGGTATTGGACTGTTGAATTTGGGGACAAAGGTTGGTTCTGGGGCTATTGGGTTGTTTGCGTTGCCGAGCCAGGGTGCGTATATGAGTGCGAGGGCGctggtgaagaggaagacgggGAGGAGTGTTATGGAGGCGAGGAAGGTTGAGGGGAGGGATGTTGTAGAGAGAAGTGATGATGCAGAACGCGAGAAGGATAGAACAGTGGTGCTAGAGGGGTTTGAGGCACTGATGAGAGAGACTAAGAAATAG
- a CDS encoding hypothetical protein (EggNog:ENOG41) — protein sequence MAPSCFDLSSLNIYHPITDPQNEMDSSSGRILTSFRGETSDPTTFKPYDPETLDDARFIPNALDFAYRAFLADNAVTLSVPPVFSNAQAVDSASYAGRGASFTVYRRRIPPQKPLTSVTNMDGLLIEIRDKRKLPEVVAYKVAVIEFSDKGEATQTSRHAIDAAIMELYLSTHRPILQHPNLVDFLGLAWGANPFNSSQKLPVLMVEFAEHGSLSQLQQREYLGIETRRKLCLDVCKGLHMLHSCGIVHGDIKAQNVLIFPDAEHKYIAKVNDFGYSQVINTERSSLLLGGTRPWKAPEARTAVTVSDAKYTDIYSLSLFIWCTFAHGQNIFKLLVDPSKQGEEFFAEAEKLKVSQELAAQTDISAWYMKAIMATTYGDTGQFLQRFQSLQQQLQQNNTQANHPAVGIDDIEKILCAIPPALFQAMEPLKQQLIATVESLGSYEAMKRAVTIGLSNEPHQRDLEQIMVALGHSGDT from the exons ATGGCGCCTTCATGTTTTGATCTGAGCAGCTTGAACATCTATCACCCAATTACTGATCCCCAAAACGAAATGGATTCCTCGTCAGGAAGAATTTTGACGTCTTTTAGGGGGGAAACCTCTGATCCTACGACCTTCAAACCATATGACCCTGAAACCCTAGACGATGCGCGCTTCATCCCAAACGCCTTGGACTTTGCCTACcgagccttcttggctgacAATGCCGTGACATTATCGGTACCTCCGGTATTTTCGAATGCGCAAGCCGTGGACAGTGCCTCATACGCCGGCCGGGGCGCAAGCTTCACCGTGTATCGACGTCGCATCCCGCCCCAGAAGCCCCTAACGTCGGTTACAAACATGGATGGCCTCTTGATCGAAATTAGGGACAAACGCAAGCTGCCGGAGGTAGTAGCATACAAAGTGGCCGTTATCGAGTTTTCGGATAAAGGTGAAGCCACTCAAACGTCCCGGCACGCCATAGACGCTGCAATCATGGAACTCTATCTCTCGACGCACCGCCCAATCCTGCAACACCCCAATCTCGTAGACTTTCTTGGATTGGCATGGGGAGCAAACCCGTTCAACTCGTCGCAGAAACTGCCGGTTCTTATGGTGGAGTTTGCAGAACACGGGAGCCTCTCGCAGCTGCAACAGAGGGAGTATCTCGGCATAGAGACTCGCCGTAAGCTCTGCCTTGATGTCTGCAAAGGCCTTCATATGCTTCATTCATGCGGCATAGTCCACGGCGACATCAAGGCACAGAATGTCTTGATATTTCCAGATGCAGAGCACAAGTACATAGCCAAAGTGAATGACTTCGGCTACTCCCAGGTGATAAATACTGAAAGGAGCAGCCTCTTGCTCGGAGGAACCCGGCCGTGGAAGGCCCCAGAGGCGAGAACAGCAGTCACAGTATCAGACGCAAAGTATACCGACATATACTCACTGTCCCTCTTTATCTGGTGTACATTTGCGCATGGTCAAAACATCTTCAAACTCCTGGTGGACCCCTCCAAACAAGGCGAAGAATTCTTCGCGGAAGCGGAGAAACTGAAGGTTAGCCAAGAGCTAGCTGCCCAGACAGATATTTCTGCATGGTACATGAAAGCCATTATGGCCACTACTTATGGCGACACAGGCCAGTTCCTCCAGCGCTTCCAGTCTCTCCAGCAGCAATTGCAGCAGAACAACACACAGGCCAACCACCCAGCAGTCGGCATTGACGACATTGAAAAGATTCTGTGTGCAATTCCACCCGCGCTTTTTCAAGCGATGGAGCCACTGAAGCAACAGCTGATCGCAACTGTTGAAAGTTTGGGCTCATACGAAGCGATGAAAAGAGCTGTGACAATAGGATTATCGAATGAGCCACACCAAAGGGACCTAGAACAAATCATGGTCGCCCTGGGCCACAGTG GCGATACATGA